The nucleotide window AATCATGTTCAATCATAGCTGCTGCTATAAGGGATTCGGAAGGTTTTGCAATGGGTTCTTGTGTAGCTGCTAAGGTCAAAACCAGTCATGAAGCAAATGGAAAATGCACTCCCAATGGGATTTATAGAGGGGATGTGCCTGCAATGACCATCATCAGGAACCATGTCGGTTGCTATCATATGATAAAACATAAATATGATGCTCAATATGTCATAAGAAGAAAAATTGACAATTACTGAATCATAAATTACAGAACAAAATTCAATCACCAATAGGATCTATACACAACTTCCCCTGCTCTTCTCCATGGTGATTTACAAAATCAAAATATCAAATCATTTATATTACAAAAATGCTCCATCAATCATTCAAAACTTAATCCCCTAATTCATCATCATTTGCTCAATCCCCTGAAAATCCAATCCTTTCACATTGCCTTCCCTTCCATCCCAGCAATCAAATAGATTTTACCAGACCAAAAACCACATCATATATACACTACTACACACAAGTCAATCTCTTTCTCCCCAAAAATAATCCATATTTCCCTAATTCATCCCTGCTTTGTTCACCCGGACGGTGGCCTTTTATGTACACTTTAGTTCTAAGCCATAGCAGGGATTCTGGAATTTTGGTTATCCCTGTTAAGGCAATCAAATCCTTCTACTCTAATTGCCGCTGGTTTTAGCCCAAACGACATCCTAACACATCCCCCTTTATGTGCCGATTGCGACGGAGATGGACTTTGCGATGCTGAAAGGGCTGCAACTCTTTCATCACCAAATCGAGCATCTTGCACAACTGGGTTCGTGGCCCTACTTGGGGGCGAACCACAAAAAAATGGGGGTGAAGATGCTACCTGTACTGCAGATTGCTCTGCCCATAAATCACCCTACAAAAACCGAAACAAAACAACACGTTAAAACAAGTCCATCCTAGAAACAAAAACATTAACACACATAACACAAACCTCAAAAATGCAAATATCCTATATTACTCCAAACTGGAAGAAAATATATATCCGACTTTTAGAAGCGTTTTCGTATAGTCGTTTATCCGGATAGAAGTGCAAGACGCAAATACTTTTAAGAACCATAGCAACTATCAAAAAGCAATATGTATATAACATTAGTATTTTCACTTTTTTATAATACTTGAGATTCAGTGATTACCTTGTTGAGGATGATATCTAGAAGTTCTGCACTGGCTTTCGATTCACTTACATCGGCTTGGTGACTGGAATTGAAAACCaaaaaactaaattaataaaagcaagcAAATCAAATCAACCAAAAGTCCAATTAGAGAAAAGGGGGAAAAAcacaaaggaaaaagaaaagaaaaattatacCTCATATGCAATCTAAAGGGCTTGATAGGGTTATTGGTGAGAACCCCAATTCGCCGAGGCTTAGGGCAAACAACGGGGCCGGCCCTATGATGCTCCGATATTGAAAAGATAAACCCTCCCATCTCCTCGTAAGCGGAAACGGCAACGGGAATCTGCTGAAGATTGTAGTGATTCATCTTCCTCAAAAATCTAACattcaaataattaattacaaaaaaGAAGTCAACAACCAGATCTAAGAAAAAAGATTGAATTAAGATATAGAAACAGACAATTTATATTTTTCCCCCTTTAGTTTCCTTCATTTTCACAGCatccaaacaaacaaaaaaaggtCAAACCCAAAATGGAAAACATAAATAGAAACACAGATCTAGGCCCAGACCTTAAAAATCAGTGATCACAGGTTGCTATGGAGGTAAAATTGTAATAAATTTAGCATTTATATGTCTgcgtaaaatatattataatttatatttatatatatcagATTCAGAGAGTTATAAAGAAGATCCGAAATATCAGGGATTAATTAAGATGCAACAAATAAGAATGAAATACCCAGAAGGGAAATTCAAGTGTTACAGCTAAAAACTAATCATAACTATTGAATAGACACTTTGAAATTTGACTTAAAACAGAATTGTTCTTAACAGCAAAAAAAATaggaagaaaaagaaacagatctaaacataaattttacaaaatatatatagAGAAGTGAAATTtcgtatatgattaaataagtttaaaaaaGGGAAACTTGATTTTTGAGATTTACCTGAAGGAATGCCTTTGAAAGAAGAAATAGCAGATAAATCGTGGATGAGACGAGGAAGGAAAAGGTCTTAATGACGGTCAGGAGGTAAATTATATACAATGCCCATTTTACCATTGTAAAACAATCTCCTCCacctttttttaaataattttctttttgAATCTTGGGAAAATTATATTAACTTTGGTCAATTAAAAGATTAATTTATCAATAAATGTCAAAAAATATTACTTGAATAGaccgattttggaaaaaaattatcgaaataagctATTTTTTGGAAAACGCTTCCAATTTGCAAGAAAATACTTTCAATTGGAAGCGTTTTCAGCATGTTGTATGGAATATGCTTCTAGTTAGAATTGCTTTCTGCTAAGTCATTTGAAAATACTTCTAGCTGGAAGCGTTTCTCTAACGATAAAAAATAACAGCTATTTAATTAGTTGTTAGACACCCCCAAACAGTCAAATTTTATTTTCCTATAACCCCtcccattttatttttttttcaattcaatctcatctCTCTCTCACATTATTAATACCCACTTaaattcactattttttttttgctttctcaatttttgtgaaaaataaaataaaataaaataaaataaagaacacacagatttttacgtggaaaccctttcgggaaaaaaccacaggcagaggagaaaaaaattcactatgtcgaattcgaatcaTTACAAGAAGAATagattatgtctatttataggcttgtaaagccatattctagtaagactgaaacaccttattctaatcaatataaaatagatggagtttaataaggtttaaaaaaccttattctaaaataaaataaaataagtgtagttctatatggattttacttttattttattttaccattgtattttatttaaataaggattcgggtcatttaaatctaacaatctccaccttgacatgattttcaatgaacaagttcttcatcgcgaactctcaacgaacaagttctccacctcttccataaaaccccttaagggtttaacttcaacaatggacACCAACcaaagtctaagcaatgctcaaacttggttataggaagtgacttagtcatcatatctgtaggattttcatgagtactaattttgctcacaacaatatctcCATAagtaataatatcacgaacaaaatgataccgaaaatgataccaaacataatttgttttgttctctcatgaaacatttgatcttttgtaaggaagattgaactctgactgtcacaaaatactgtactgatttgaaggtctttattgagtttactaaagagtcccttcaaccagatAGCttttttacaagcctcagtaattgccatgtactcagcttcagtggtagacaaaacgactgtagtttgcaaagggactttccaactaattgcacaacctccgattgtaaaaacataacctgtgagagatcttcttctaacaAGGTCTCTagaaaaatcagcatcaacatacccaatgactccatctctagttcttccaaactgtaagcaaacatcagtagtatctcgtaagtatcttaaaatccactgaactgctttccagtgttctttaccgggattcgccatgtatctgctaactgcactgattgcatatgataaatctggacgtgaacaaaccatagcatatatgagagatcccactgtactagagtatggaacatgtgacatgtactcaatctcatcatctcattgtggagacaaagccgatgaaagtctaaaatgggtTGATAAatgagtactaacaggcttagcactctgcatattgaacctgtaaataactttctcaatgtaccccttttgacttaggtacaatttacttgcttttctatctctaagaATCTCTATACCAAGTATCTTGTTtattggtcctaaatctttcatctcaaattcttcacttagttaggCTTTGACCTTtgttatctctcatttatcttttgctgctattaacatgtcatcaacataaagaagtagatacacaaaagaaccatcactgtttttcttaaagtaaacacaactgtcaaaactatttctttgaaattatgagaagtcataaaggaatcaaaccttttataccactgtcttggtgactgtttcaaaccgtaaaagggacattttcagcaagcaaacataatcctctttttctaagactgtaaaaccctttggttgttgcatgtaaatatcctcctcaagttttccatgaaaaaatgcagtttttacatttaactgctcaagctccaaatcatgcatggccacaataccaagtaaagctcgaatcgaactatgcttaacaactagggagaacacatctgtgaagtctacTTCTGGAATTTGACTATAACCCTTTTGCAACAAGcttactttatatctgggttcttcaactcctggagtcccttctttctttttaaacacccatttacaacgaacaacctttttacctttaggaagtttcacaagatcccattttctatttttgtggagtgattccatctcctcttgcatagcaaacatccacttttctgagtcttcacagcgaACCG belongs to Gossypium arboreum isolate Shixiya-1 chromosome 7, ASM2569848v2, whole genome shotgun sequence and includes:
- the LOC108453365 gene encoding uncharacterized protein LOC108453365 codes for the protein MNHYNLQQIPVAVSAYEEMGGFIFSISEHHRAGPVVCPKPRRIGVLTNNPIKPFRLHMSHQADVSESKASAELLDIILNKGDLWAEQSAVQVASSPPFFCGSPPSRATNPVVQDARFGDERVAALSASQSPSPSQSAHKGGCVRMSFGLKPAAIRVEGFDCLNRDNQNSRIPAMA